The Stomoxys calcitrans chromosome 3, idStoCalc2.1, whole genome shotgun sequence genome includes a region encoding these proteins:
- the LOC131996441 gene encoding histone H1-like — protein MSDAAVVEATASPVAAVEKKAPKKAAAKAKKPSAAPSHPPTQQMVDAAIKTLKERGGSSLPAIKKYLASTYKVDAVKLAPFIKKYLKSAVASGKLIQTKGKGASGSFKLSPSASKEPKAKSAEKKKKVPAGDKKKKAAAPKKAAGEKKAAAKKPSAAKKTAEKKKTEKAKAKTAKKTGTVKAKPAKTAAKASATKPKAPKAKTTAAKPKKAAAAKKPAAKKTAAKK, from the coding sequence atgtctgacgccgccgttgttgaagccaccgcatctccagtcgccgcagttgagaaaaaggcacctaagaaagccgctgccaaggcaaagaaaccctctgctgccccaagccatccaccaacccaacaaatggtcgatgctgccatcaaaacattgaaagaacgtggtggttcctcattgcctgccatcaagaaatacttggccagcacatacaaagttgatgctgtaaaattggccccattcatcaagaagtacttgaagagcgctgttgctagtggaaaattgatccaaactaaaggtaagggtgcctccggttcattcaaattgtccccatctgcctcgaaggaacctaaagcaaagagcgctgaaaagaagaagaaggtcccagccggtgataagaaaaagaaggcagcagcacccaaaaaggcagccggtgaaaagaaagccgctgcaaagaagccttccgctgctaaaaagaccgccgagaagaagaagaccgaaaaggccaaggctaaaactgccaaaaagacaggtacagttaaagctaaacccgcaaaaacagccgccaaagcatcagccactaaaccaaaggcacccaaggcaaaaaccaccgctgccaagcccaaaaaggctgccgcagcaaagaagccagctgccaagaagaccgccgctaagaagtaa
- the LOC131995942 gene encoding histone H2B.1/H2B.2, whose protein sequence is MPPKASGKAAKKAGKAQKNITKGDKTKRRTKRKESYAIYIYKVLKQVHPDTGISSKAMSIMNSFVNDIFERIAAEASRLAHYNKRSTITSREIQTAVRLLLPGELAKHAVSEGTKAVTKYTSSK, encoded by the coding sequence atgcctccaaaagccagtggtaaagcagcaaagaaggccggcaaagcccaaaagaacatcactaagggtgacaagaccaagagacgcaccaagcgtaaggagagttatgctatctacatttacaaagtgttgaagcaagtccatcccgatactggtatctcctcaaaggccatgagcatcatgaacagtttcgtcaacgatatctttgaacgtatcgccgccgaagcctcccgtttggctcactacaacaagcgttccaccatcaccagtcgggaaatccaaactgccgtccgtctattattgcccggtgagttggctaagcacgctgtcagtgaaggtaccaaagccgttactaagtacaccagctccaagtaa
- the LOC131995943 gene encoding histone H2A: protein MSGRGKGGKVKGKAKSRSNRAGLQFPVGRIHRLLRKGNYAERVGAGAPVYLAAVMEYLAAEVLELAGNAARDNKKTRIIPRHLQLAIRNDEELNKLLSGVTIAQGGVLPNIQAVLLPKKTEKKA from the coding sequence atgtctggtcgtggtaaaggtggcaaagttaagggaaaggcaaagtcccgttccaaccgtgctggtcttcaattccccgtcggtcgtatccatcgtttgttgcgcaaaggcaactatgctgaacgtgttggtgccggagctccagtttacttggctgctgtcatggagtatttggccgctgaagttcttgaattggctggcaacgctgctcgtgacaacaagaagacaagaattatcccccgtcacttgcaattggctatccgtaatgacgaagaattgaacaaattgctgtccggtgtcaccattgctcaaggtggtgtattgccaaacatccaagctgttctcttgcccaagaagaccgaaaagaaggcttaa